One genomic segment of Pempheris klunzingeri isolate RE-2024b chromosome 21, fPemKlu1.hap1, whole genome shotgun sequence includes these proteins:
- the prmt6 gene encoding protein arginine N-methyltransferase 6 — protein sequence MSHVVKKRKLDKTRQDRLYFDSYTDVTIHEEMIADHVRTNTYRTAILRNSESIRGKVVLDVGAGTGVLSIFCVQAGAKKVYAVEACSIAEQAVKIVKQNNMEDKIEVIRGTVEAVDLPEKVEVIVSEWMGYALLHESMLNSVLYARDKWLEPGGVILPSKAELYIAPISDPVVEDRLHFWYTVKDQYGVDMSCMSDFARKCVRNSDITVSSVSVEDVLSHPARFAELDLCSVTVEELRSVEGKFRCESFGSAAVNAFCVYFTVTFPCPDKSHALVLSTSPFKPETHWKQAALYLDSPVEVVQDTVITGEVSMYPSEESARHICIHVDYTIGEQKRQSKTFSIPDWSTEPQP from the coding sequence ATGTCTCATGtcgtgaagaaaagaaaattggaTAAAACCCGACAGGACAGACTGTACTTTGACAGCTACACCGATGTGACTATCCACGAGGAAATGATAGCGGACCACGTCCGCACTAACACGTACCGGACGGCGATACTGAGAAACAGTGAGTCCATACGGGGTAAAGTTGTCCTGGACGTCGGGGCAGGAACCGGCGTTTTGAGCATTTTCTGTGTCCAAGCGGGCGCTAAGAAAGTGTACGCCGTGGAAGCCTGTTCTATCGCGGAGCAGGCGGTGAAAATAGTGAAACAGAACAACATGGAGGACAAAATTGAAGTGATTCGCGGCACGGTGGAGGCTGTGGACCTACCGGAGAAGGTGGAGGTGATAGTGAGTGAGTGGATGGGTTATGCCCTCCTGCACGAGTCCATGCTCAACTCGGTCCTGTACGCGCGCGACAAGTGGCTCGAGCCCGGCGGCGTCATCCTGCCCAGCAAAGCCGAGCTCTACATCGCACCCATCAGCGACCCGGTGGTGGAGGACCGCTTACATTTCTGGTACACCGTCAAAGACCAGTACGGCGTCGACATGTCCTGCATGTCCGACTTCGCCAGGAAATGCGTCAGGAACTCCGACATCACCGTGAGCTCGGTGTCCGTGGAGGACGTGCTCTCCCACCCGGCCCGCTTCGCCGAGCTCGACTTGTGCTCGGTCACCGTGGAGGAGCTGCGGTCGGTGGAGGGCAAGTTCAGGTGCGAGTCGTTCGGCTCGGCCGCGGTGAACGCCTTCTGTGTTTACTTCACGGTCACTTTCCCCTGCCCAGACAAGTCGCATGCGCTCGTGCTCTCCACGTCCCCGTTCAAACCGGAAACGCACTGGAAGCAGGCGGCACTTTACCTGGACAGTCCGGTGGAAGTGGTGCAGGACACGGTGATTACCGGGGAGGTCAGCATGTATCCCTCGGAGGAGAGCGCCAGGCACATATGCATCCATGTGGACTACACGATAGGAGAGCAGAAGAGACAGTCCAAGACTTTCTCCATCCCTGACTGGAGCACTGAGCCTCAGCCGTAG